From the Acidobacteriota bacterium genome, one window contains:
- a CDS encoding GntR family transcriptional regulator: MQITIDQADARPIYRQVADEIRALIAQGELREGAPLPPVRQLAADLGVNMNTIATAYRELQDAGLLAVKHGSGASVTSRQTSAESRPSTADLRRGIRAALTQMVLAGMRRGEIMTLIADELRALLQGAK; the protein is encoded by the coding sequence ATGCAAATCACGATTGATCAGGCTGACGCGCGACCGATCTATCGGCAGGTGGCGGATGAGATCAGAGCCTTGATTGCGCAAGGCGAGCTGCGCGAAGGCGCACCGTTACCGCCCGTGCGGCAATTGGCGGCAGATCTCGGCGTCAATATGAACACGATTGCGACGGCTTACCGCGAGTTGCAAGACGCAGGATTGCTGGCCGTCAAACATGGCTCGGGCGCGTCGGTGACTTCGCGGCAGACGAGTGCGGAAAGCCGGCCCAGTACCGCTGATTTGCGCCGTGGCATACGCGCGGCGCTGACGCAGATGGTGCTGGCGGGTATGCGGCGCGGGGAAATTATGACGCTGATCGCGGACGAATTGCGCGCCCTGCTGCAAGGAGCGAAGTGA
- a CDS encoding alpha/beta fold hydrolase encodes MQRVINLVLHQAENEGCRAGFNPALHPGCALSIHHLQLDGVLGALSLCLILLCASATAQNAAPKLQLEPCRLAGWNEDVRCGRYEVFEDRKAQAGRKIALKIVVLPALNGKALPDPIFYFTGGPGGSSTETIARAGKTYLASLRRERDLVFVDQRGTGGSNPLPCNLYPDKNDMAAYFSEVLSVERMRACRTELEKVADLKLYSTPTALDDLDEVRAALGYAQINLYGGSYGSTAALAYLRQYPQHVRTVTILGVAPPDMKLPLPALKGVQNAVERVFADCAAEEKCHAAFPNLKAELATALQQLEKAPAKFETVNPFTRQPAQIAMSRSAFAEMLRTLLYQPATSRWVPLLVHQAAAGEFGLFASVAYQSFRGIEDVIARGMHFSVVCGEDLPFITDADLAREKAGSFYGAARVQAYRKVCEFWPHANVSASFTTPVKSDKPVLLISGEADPVAPPWLAAEAAKHLPNGRHLMIPHTGHFFAFPCVDKLVAEFVTQGSAKELDAACVSAIRPQPFMTEELLNEMAQQQTASSKQLPAANEERWEGVLEAGQQKLRLILRLAKAADGKLSGKLDSPDQDGLKDLPISTLTLKEGKLRFEMNLIGASYEGNANSAGTEFIGQWQQSGLSLPLTFKRLPASK; translated from the coding sequence ATGCAGAGAGTCATCAACCTAGTACTCCATCAAGCTGAAAATGAGGGATGTAGGGCGGGATTTAATCCCGCCCTACATCCCGGATGCGCTCTCAGCATCCATCACTTACAGCTTGATGGAGTACTAGGTGCGCTGAGCCTGTGCCTAATACTGCTGTGCGCTTCAGCAACCGCGCAAAACGCCGCCCCTAAGCTGCAACTCGAACCTTGCCGACTGGCGGGCTGGAATGAAGACGTGCGCTGCGGGCGTTATGAAGTTTTCGAAGACAGAAAGGCGCAAGCCGGGCGCAAAATTGCGTTGAAGATCGTGGTGTTGCCGGCGCTGAATGGCAAGGCGCTGCCCGATCCGATTTTTTACTTCACAGGCGGGCCGGGCGGCAGTTCGACTGAAACCATCGCACGCGCAGGCAAAACGTATCTGGCCAGCCTGCGCCGCGAACGCGATCTAGTGTTCGTAGACCAGCGCGGCACGGGCGGCTCCAATCCGTTGCCCTGCAATCTTTATCCTGACAAAAACGACATGGCAGCCTACTTCAGCGAAGTGTTATCGGTGGAACGAATGCGCGCCTGCCGCACGGAGTTGGAAAAAGTCGCGGATTTGAAACTCTATTCGACACCCACGGCGCTGGACGATTTGGATGAGGTGCGCGCGGCGCTCGGTTACGCGCAGATCAATTTGTACGGCGGGTCATACGGTTCGACGGCGGCGTTGGCCTATCTGCGTCAATATCCGCAACACGTGCGCACTGTCACGATTCTCGGCGTCGCGCCGCCCGATATGAAATTGCCGCTGCCCGCGCTCAAAGGCGTGCAGAACGCGGTGGAGCGCGTCTTTGCCGATTGCGCGGCGGAGGAAAAATGCCACGCCGCCTTTCCGAACCTCAAGGCCGAGTTGGCAACGGCGCTGCAACAGTTGGAAAAAGCTCCTGCGAAATTCGAGACAGTCAATCCATTCACGCGGCAACCGGCCCAAATCGCCATGTCGCGCTCGGCCTTTGCCGAAATGTTGCGCACGCTGCTCTATCAGCCCGCCACCTCGCGCTGGGTTCCGTTGTTGGTGCATCAGGCCGCAGCGGGCGAATTTGGTCTGTTCGCTTCTGTTGCCTATCAAAGCTTTCGTGGGATTGAAGACGTCATCGCGCGCGGCATGCATTTCTCGGTCGTGTGTGGCGAAGACCTGCCATTCATCACCGACGCCGATTTGGCGCGCGAGAAAGCAGGTTCGTTTTATGGCGCTGCTCGGGTGCAAGCCTATCGTAAGGTCTGCGAATTCTGGCCGCACGCGAACGTGTCCGCGAGTTTTACTACGCCCGTCAAATCGGACAAACCCGTCCTGCTGATTTCAGGCGAAGCCGATCCCGTCGCGCCGCCCTGGCTGGCCGCCGAAGCCGCAAAGCATTTGCCCAACGGTCGCCACTTGATGATTCCGCACACGGGCCATTTCTTCGCGTTTCCTTGCGTGGACAAACTGGTGGCCGAATTTGTGACGCAAGGATCGGCTAAAGAGCTGGACGCCGCCTGCGTCAGTGCAATTCGTCCGCAACCATTTATGACCGAAGAGCTGCTGAACGAGATGGCGCAGCAACAAACGGCCAGCAGCAAGCAACTGCCTGCGGCGAACGAAGAACGCTGGGAAGGCGTGCTGGAAGCCGGGCAGCAAAAGCTGCGCTTGATTTTGCGCCTGGCCAAAGCGGCGGACGGAAAACTGTCTGGCAAGCTCGACAGCCCGGATCAAGACGGGTTAAAAGACTTGCCGATTTCGACTCTGACGTTAAAAGAGGGCAAGCTGCGCTTTGAGATGAACCTGATCGGCGCGTCGTATGAAGGCAATGCCAACAGCGCTGGCACGGAGTTTATTGGTCAATGGCAACAAAGCGGCTTGAGCTTGCCCCTCACGTTCAAACGTCTGCCCGCCAGTAAATAA
- a CDS encoding VOC family protein: MMTDVPNLYRVILQVSDLDQAARFYADLLGITGRSIRGGRYYFDCGPVILALLDPTGEGATAQPAPDNIYFSVKDLDAVHERARKLGCLLTEEVHGARAGDIVTRPWGERSFYVRDPFGNRLCFVAAETIFTGQ, encoded by the coding sequence ATGATGACGGATGTTCCGAATTTGTACCGCGTGATTCTACAAGTGTCTGACTTGGATCAGGCAGCCAGGTTTTATGCTGATTTGCTAGGCATCACCGGCAGAAGTATTCGCGGCGGGCGCTACTATTTCGACTGCGGCCCCGTCATCCTCGCGCTGCTCGATCCCACCGGCGAAGGCGCGACGGCACAACCGGCTCCCGACAATATCTATTTTTCTGTGAAAGACCTTGACGCCGTTCACGAGCGCGCGCGCAAACTGGGTTGCCTGTTGACGGAAGAGGTTCACGGCGCGCGCGCGGGGGACATCGTCACGCGGCCTTGGGGCGAGCGCTCCTTCTATGTGCGCGACCCCTTCGGCAATCGCTTGTGCTTTGTCGCGGCGGAAACCATTTTCACAGGGCAATGA
- a CDS encoding isocitrate/isopropylmalate dehydrogenase family protein, whose amino-acid sequence MKDTPQTFRIAVLPGDGIGPEVMTAGVQVLRAVETRLTGVQFELQEFSVGAGEYLKSGDPLPPATFAAIKQHDAILLGAMGLPNVRWPHGVEMTPQIDLRERLDLYCGLRPVRLYHAQDTPLKKYAAGEIDLLLVRESTEGLFSSRLNQIPAGAREATDTLRVTRHASERLFRAAFREARQRRGLVALIDKANVLPSMAYFRGIFDEISAEFPDVRTERIYVDAAALYLVQQPQRFDVLVTENMFGDILSDLTGGLVGGLGMAPSADIGDQYAVFQPAHGTAPDIAGQGIANPTATILSVGMMLDWFKHEETRRGAAIIRRAVEHVFADSHNRTRDLGGTLSTVELAGLIQQVVLED is encoded by the coding sequence ATGAAAGACACACCTCAAACTTTTCGGATTGCGGTCTTACCCGGAGACGGCATCGGGCCGGAAGTGATGACCGCAGGCGTTCAGGTTTTGCGCGCCGTTGAAACCCGCTTGACCGGCGTGCAATTTGAATTGCAAGAATTTTCGGTCGGGGCTGGTGAGTATCTGAAAAGTGGCGACCCGCTGCCACCGGCAACTTTTGCGGCCATTAAACAGCACGACGCGATTCTGCTGGGAGCGATGGGCTTGCCCAATGTGCGCTGGCCGCACGGCGTGGAGATGACGCCGCAGATTGATTTGCGCGAACGGCTGGATTTGTATTGCGGCCTGCGTCCGGTGCGGCTCTATCATGCGCAAGACACGCCGCTCAAAAAATACGCCGCCGGTGAGATTGATCTGCTGCTCGTGCGCGAGAGCACCGAAGGGCTGTTTTCATCGCGCCTCAACCAGATTCCGGCAGGCGCGCGCGAGGCGACCGACACGCTGCGCGTCACGCGGCACGCCTCCGAGCGGCTGTTTCGCGCGGCCTTTCGTGAAGCGCGCCAGCGGCGCGGGTTGGTTGCGCTGATTGACAAAGCGAATGTGCTGCCTTCGATGGCGTACTTTCGCGGCATCTTTGACGAGATCAGCGCCGAGTTCCCGGATGTGCGCACCGAACGAATCTATGTGGATGCCGCCGCGCTGTATCTGGTGCAGCAGCCGCAGCGCTTTGACGTACTGGTCACGGAAAACATGTTTGGCGACATTCTTTCCGATCTGACCGGCGGGCTGGTCGGGGGGTTGGGCATGGCGCCGTCGGCGGATATTGGCGATCAATATGCTGTCTTTCAGCCCGCCCACGGCACCGCGCCCGACATCGCCGGGCAGGGTATTGCCAACCCGACCGCGACGATTCTTTCGGTTGGCATGATGCTGGATTGGTTCAAACACGAAGAAACGCGGCGTGGCGCGGCCATCATCCGGCGCGCAGTCGAACACGTCTTCGCCGATTCACACAATCGCACGCGCGACCTGGGCGGCACGCTCTCAACCGTGGAATTGGCCGGCCTCATTCAACAGGTCGTGCTTGAGGATTAA
- a CDS encoding arylsulfatase has product MKTRNLFRFWQTVVFTACLLAARPSGHLTPAEAQRPNARPNIIIIMSDDMGWSDIGCYGGEINTPNLDGLAANGLRFTQFYNNARCCPTRASLLTGLYPHQAGIGHMMEDRNHEGYRGDLNRNSVTIAEVLKPVGYATYAVGKWHVTPGLNKETLAKTHNWPLQRGFDRYYGTIHGAGSYYDPSALVRDNQLITVANDTEYQPSQYYYTNAISDHATRFIREHKQGQPFFMYVAYTAAHWPMHALEKDIAKYRGKYAQGYGPIRQARYEKAKRLGLLDPHWLLSEQALDWGKVDNKDWEARGMEVYAAMIDSMDQGIGRIIAELKRQGQFDNTLIFFLQDNGGCAELNGRATTPRNPYKTRPEKAVYAPMAKDDQQYNSAPQQTRAGRAVLMGPGALPGPADTFIAYGKGWANVSNTPFREYKHWTHEGGIATPLIVHWPNGIARAQRNKLVQTPGHLIDLMATAVDLSGAPYPTVSNGQPIHALEGISLQPVFTGKPLKRAQPICWEHEGNRAIRAGQWKLVAKENQPWELYDIEADRTELHNLAAQQPDRVQELAAQWETWAARAHVLPLGTWRAQAR; this is encoded by the coding sequence ATGAAAACGAGAAACTTATTTCGCTTTTGGCAGACAGTTGTGTTCACTGCCTGCCTGCTGGCGGCGCGCCCGTCGGGGCACCTTACGCCAGCCGAGGCGCAACGCCCGAACGCGCGCCCGAATATCATCATCATTATGTCCGACGACATGGGCTGGTCAGACATCGGTTGTTACGGTGGTGAGATCAATACGCCCAATCTGGATGGGCTGGCGGCAAATGGGTTGCGCTTCACGCAGTTTTACAACAATGCGCGCTGCTGCCCGACACGCGCCAGCTTGCTGACGGGTTTGTACCCGCATCAGGCCGGCATCGGACACATGATGGAAGATCGCAACCACGAAGGGTATCGCGGCGACTTGAACCGCAACTCGGTGACGATTGCCGAGGTTTTGAAGCCCGTCGGCTATGCCACGTATGCCGTCGGCAAATGGCACGTCACGCCCGGACTGAATAAAGAGACGTTGGCGAAAACGCACAACTGGCCGTTGCAACGCGGCTTTGATCGTTACTACGGCACGATTCACGGCGCGGGCAGTTACTACGACCCAAGCGCCCTGGTGCGCGACAACCAACTCATCACCGTTGCCAATGACACGGAATATCAGCCCTCGCAGTATTACTACACCAACGCCATCAGCGACCACGCGACGCGCTTTATCCGCGAGCACAAACAGGGGCAGCCTTTTTTTATGTACGTCGCCTATACCGCCGCCCATTGGCCGATGCACGCCCTGGAAAAGGACATTGCCAAATACAGGGGCAAATATGCGCAGGGTTACGGGCCAATTCGGCAGGCGCGGTATGAAAAAGCCAAGCGGCTGGGCTTGCTTGATCCGCACTGGCTGCTGTCAGAGCAGGCGCTGGATTGGGGCAAGGTTGACAACAAGGATTGGGAAGCACGCGGCATGGAAGTGTATGCCGCGATGATTGACAGCATGGATCAGGGCATCGGGCGCATCATTGCTGAGTTGAAACGGCAGGGACAATTCGACAATACCCTGATTTTCTTTTTGCAGGACAACGGCGGTTGCGCCGAATTGAACGGGCGGGCGACGACGCCGCGCAACCCGTACAAAACACGCCCGGAAAAAGCTGTGTATGCACCGATGGCGAAAGACGATCAGCAGTATAACTCCGCGCCGCAACAGACGCGCGCTGGCCGCGCCGTGCTGATGGGGCCGGGCGCATTGCCGGGGCCGGCTGACACCTTCATTGCCTATGGCAAAGGCTGGGCGAATGTTTCCAACACGCCTTTCCGCGAATATAAGCATTGGACGCACGAAGGCGGAATTGCGACACCCTTGATCGTGCATTGGCCCAACGGCATTGCGCGCGCGCAACGCAACAAGCTGGTGCAAACGCCAGGGCACTTGATTGATCTGATGGCGACGGCGGTGGATTTAAGCGGCGCGCCATATCCGACCGTCAGCAACGGCCAGCCAATTCACGCGCTGGAAGGCATCAGTTTGCAGCCCGTCTTCACCGGCAAGCCGCTCAAACGCGCGCAGCCGATTTGCTGGGAACACGAAGGCAATCGCGCCATCCGCGCCGGCCAGTGGAAACTCGTCGCCAAAGAAAATCAGCCGTGGGAACTCTATGACATCGAAGCCGACCGCACCGAACTGCATAACCTGGCGGCGCAACAACCCGACAGGGTGCAAGAACTCGCCGCACAATGGGAGACGTGGGCGGCGCGCGCCCACGTCTTGCCGCTGGGAACGTGGCGGGCGCAAGCGCGTTAG
- a CDS encoding AraC family transcriptional regulator, producing MFAPNYRENINQVIKAIIRHPGDAWTTQNLAGLAGISPFHFHRIFRTLTGETMFAFLQRRRLLRALELINEDRFTLTEIALECGFDSGSSLSRAFRKHLGCSPSQYRRQHSALLLPPARPRLSDGAQMAVAIKTTPARAAVIVERKGMIEQDFTLAATAAFRVLVGELKRVNGWPAIRERIGICPDEASLVPDAEARYQAGFIYEGHLPPLHDEVWHVTIPGGRWAMSLHQGAHETCWQSWNRMYRDWLPASGHQLREVAPFEIYLNTRKQVAPEELRTEIWIPIS from the coding sequence ATGTTCGCTCCTAACTACCGCGAAAACATCAACCAAGTCATCAAAGCGATCATCCGCCATCCGGGCGACGCTTGGACGACGCAGAATTTAGCGGGCCTTGCTGGGATTTCCCCGTTTCATTTTCATCGCATCTTTCGCACGCTGACGGGCGAGACGATGTTTGCCTTCTTGCAACGCCGCCGCCTGTTGCGCGCGCTTGAACTCATCAACGAAGACCGCTTCACATTGACTGAAATCGCGCTTGAGTGCGGCTTTGATTCCGGCTCTTCGTTATCGCGCGCATTCCGCAAACACCTGGGCTGCTCGCCCTCGCAATATCGGCGGCAACACTCCGCTTTGTTGTTGCCGCCCGCGCGCCCACGCTTGTCTGACGGGGCGCAGATGGCCGTCGCAATCAAAACGACGCCTGCTCGTGCCGCCGTCATTGTCGAACGCAAGGGCATGATCGAGCAGGATTTTACCCTGGCCGCCACCGCTGCCTTTCGTGTGCTCGTCGGCGAACTCAAACGCGTGAATGGCTGGCCCGCCATCCGCGAGCGCATTGGCATTTGTCCCGACGAAGCCAGTCTCGTGCCGGATGCCGAGGCGCGGTATCAGGCCGGCTTTATCTACGAAGGCCATTTGCCGCCGCTGCACGACGAAGTGTGGCACGTGACGATTCCGGGTGGGCGCTGGGCGATGTCGTTGCATCAAGGCGCGCACGAAACCTGTTGGCAAAGCTGGAACCGCATGTATCGTGACTGGCTGCCGGCATCGGGCCATCAATTGCGCGAGGTGGCGCCGTTTGAGATTTACCTCAACACTCGGAAGCAGGTCGCGCCTGAAGAATTGCGGACGGAAATTTGGATACCCATTTCATGA
- a CDS encoding cytochrome P460 family protein yields the protein MTKRITALVLLLCAFALSALSLWVKAEDAVPYPAGYRQWVHVSSALVGPQAPGFAVNGGIHHIYANEKALAGYRTGRFPDGSVLVADFLETKENNGVTTEAARRRIDVMVKDSQRYAATGGWGFEQFRGDSQTERLVTAEGAAKCFACHASQKETDAVFSKFRE from the coding sequence ATGACCAAAAGAATCACTGCGCTCGTCTTGTTGTTGTGCGCGTTTGCGCTCTCAGCCTTGTCACTCTGGGTGAAGGCGGAGGATGCCGTGCCCTATCCGGCGGGTTATCGTCAGTGGGTGCACGTGTCGAGCGCGTTGGTTGGCCCCCAAGCTCCCGGCTTCGCGGTGAACGGCGGGATTCACCATATTTATGCGAACGAAAAGGCGTTGGCAGGTTATCGCACCGGGCGCTTCCCGGATGGTTCGGTGTTGGTGGCTGATTTTCTGGAGACCAAAGAGAATAACGGCGTCACCACGGAAGCCGCGCGCAGGCGCATTGATGTGATGGTGAAAGACAGCCAACGTTATGCAGCGACGGGTGGCTGGGGCTTTGAGCAATTCCGGGGCGACAGCCAAACGGAGCGCCTGGTGACGGCGGAAGGCGCGGCCAAATGCTTCGCCTGCCACGCCAGCCAAAAAGAGACTGACGCCGTATTTAGTAAATTTCGGGAGTGA
- a CDS encoding RNA polymerase sigma factor: MNLYTQPEVAHAIDQLYRSDWGRIVAALIKLIGDFDLAEETAQEAFAAAVTQWQRDGVPEYPRAWIIQTARHKAIDRLRSRTRHAEKLKALAASGLLPASATPNYDTNEIPDDRLRLIFTCCHPALAPEAQVALTLRLLGGLETDEIARAFLVTTETMAQRLVRAKRKIRDAGIPYKEPEAHELPVRLDAVLTVLYLIFNEGYAATHGASLVRADLCAEALRLGLLLRNLLSPRPEAEATGLLALMLLHDARRAARLDDAGEIVLLEEQDRARWNQTQIAEALPLVEEALRNDPGPYAVQAAIAAVHCQVKRAEETDWAQIVALYDLLARLQPSPIITLNRAVAVAMAKGTQAGLALLDTLASELDEYHLFHAARADLWRRAGSFAEAAHGYERALALVTNDGERRFLERRLAALRLAG, translated from the coding sequence ATGAATCTTTACACACAACCCGAAGTCGCCCACGCGATTGACCAACTCTATCGCTCCGATTGGGGGCGCATCGTCGCCGCCTTGATCAAACTGATCGGCGATTTTGATCTCGCCGAAGAAACCGCCCAGGAAGCCTTTGCCGCCGCCGTCACCCAATGGCAACGCGACGGTGTGCCGGAATATCCGCGCGCGTGGATCATTCAAACGGCGCGGCACAAAGCGATTGACCGCTTGCGCAGCCGCACCCGGCACGCCGAAAAACTGAAAGCGCTGGCCGCCTCCGGTTTGCTACCAGCGAGCGCGACGCCAAACTATGACACCAACGAAATCCCGGATGACCGTTTGCGGTTAATCTTTACCTGTTGCCACCCGGCGCTGGCGCCCGAAGCGCAAGTGGCCCTGACGCTGCGTTTGCTCGGCGGCTTGGAGACGGATGAAATCGCGCGCGCTTTTTTGGTCACGACCGAAACCATGGCGCAACGTCTGGTGCGCGCCAAACGCAAAATTCGCGACGCGGGCATCCCTTACAAAGAACCGGAAGCGCACGAGCTGCCCGTGCGGCTGGATGCCGTGCTGACGGTGCTCTACCTCATTTTCAACGAAGGGTACGCCGCCACGCACGGCGCATCGCTCGTGCGCGCCGATCTGTGCGCCGAAGCCCTTCGGCTGGGACTGCTGCTGCGCAATCTGTTGTCGCCGCGACCAGAGGCGGAAGCCACGGGCTTGCTCGCCTTGATGTTATTGCACGATGCGCGCCGCGCGGCACGTCTGGATGATGCGGGGGAGATTGTTTTATTGGAAGAGCAGGATCGTGCGCGTTGGAATCAAACCCAAATCGCCGAGGCCTTGCCGCTGGTCGAGGAAGCCTTACGCAACGACCCCGGCCCTTACGCCGTGCAGGCCGCCATTGCCGCCGTGCATTGTCAGGTCAAACGCGCGGAAGAAACCGACTGGGCGCAAATCGTAGCGCTTTATGATTTGCTCGCGCGCCTGCAACCTTCGCCCATCATCACGCTCAACCGCGCCGTCGCCGTGGCGATGGCCAAAGGCACACAAGCCGGGCTGGCGTTGCTTGACACGCTGGCGTCTGAACTCGATGAATATCATCTCTTTCACGCCGCGCGCGCTGATCTCTGGCGCCGCGCCGGTTCTTTCGCAGAGGCCGCGCACGGCTACGAACGGGCCTTGGCCTTGGTGACCAATGACGGCGAGCGCCGCTTCCTGGAACGGCGGCTGGCGGCGCTACGGTTGGCAGGCTAG
- a CDS encoding YciI family protein — protein sequence MKYMLLIYLAENAMTDEERAQCYVKSSQLAHDLHAEGKFLATAPLQPVTSAKSLRVRAGKAFVTDGPFAETREHLGGFYLIEARDLDEALSVAERIPGARVGTVEIRPVLALEGLPPQQVID from the coding sequence ATGAAATACATGCTGTTGATCTATCTGGCAGAAAACGCCATGACCGACGAAGAGCGCGCGCAATGTTACGTGAAATCGTCGCAACTGGCGCACGACCTGCACGCCGAGGGAAAGTTCCTGGCGACCGCGCCGCTACAACCCGTCACCAGCGCCAAAAGCCTGCGCGTGCGCGCAGGGAAAGCCTTCGTTACCGACGGCCCCTTTGCCGAGACGCGCGAACACCTCGGCGGATTCTATCTAATTGAAGCCCGCGATTTGGACGAAGCGCTCAGCGTTGCCGAACGCATTCCCGGCGCGCGCGTCGGCACGGTCGAAATCCGCCCGGTGCTGGCGCTGGAAGGCTTGCCGCCCCAGCAAGTGATTGATTAG
- a CDS encoding YciI family protein → MKYILLVHHDEQVLGELGESALGQMRDESVQLAQQLYAHGQYLDAAPLHPTATATCVRVRAGRRFITDGPFAETREQLGGYFFINADGLDEAVSIAGRIPGARIGTVEIRQVIGD, encoded by the coding sequence ATGAAATACATTTTGCTGGTGCATCATGACGAACAAGTGCTGGGCGAGTTGGGCGAAAGCGCGTTGGGGCAGATGCGGGATGAATCGGTGCAACTCGCCCAGCAACTTTACGCCCACGGGCAATATCTGGACGCGGCGCCGTTGCATCCGACGGCGACGGCGACTTGCGTGCGCGTGCGCGCGGGCCGGCGTTTCATCACCGATGGGCCGTTTGCCGAAACGCGCGAACAACTCGGCGGTTACTTTTTTATCAACGCTGACGGTCTTGACGAAGCGGTAAGCATCGCGGGTCGAATCCCCGGCGCGCGCATTGGCACGGTCGAGATTCGTCAGGTGATTGGTGACTGA
- a CDS encoding VOC family protein codes for MRINSYLNFNGNCEAAFKFYEQCFGGKLEMMLRHGAAPAAERVPAAWHDKIMHASLNVGGQLLLGCDAPPGYYDEPKGYYVQLAIDDPAEAERVFGTLAENGKVTMPFAPTFWAHRFGMLRDQFGILWMVNCEKPA; via the coding sequence ATGCGAATAAATTCTTATCTCAACTTCAACGGCAATTGCGAAGCGGCATTCAAATTCTACGAACAATGCTTCGGCGGCAAGCTCGAAATGATGCTGAGGCATGGCGCGGCTCCTGCCGCTGAACGAGTGCCCGCTGCTTGGCACGACAAAATCATGCACGCCAGTCTGAACGTCGGCGGCCAGTTGCTGCTGGGTTGCGACGCCCCGCCGGGATATTACGACGAACCCAAAGGCTATTACGTACAACTGGCGATTGACGACCCGGCGGAAGCCGAGCGCGTCTTTGGCACGCTCGCTGAAAACGGCAAAGTGACGATGCCATTTGCGCCAACCTTCTGGGCGCACCGTTTCGGGATGCTGCGCGATCAGTTCGGCATTCTGTGGATGGTCAACTGCGAAAAACCCGCTTAA
- a CDS encoding dihydrofolate reductase, which produces MRKLKIIEHISLDGVIQHSNDNGDDGDFPYSDWTAPYRSPAGRDAIIAAQGESFDLLLGRRTYDIWSGFWPKAPSSPMADGLNAATKYVATHRPESLAWGPFESLGPDIVEGIRRLKSQNGPDLILWGSSTLTTTLLEHGLADEVLLAVYPILLGTGKRFFVEGTPARSFELVSTQAFPSGIIFNTYTVAGPLKTV; this is translated from the coding sequence ATGCGAAAGCTCAAAATCATCGAACACATCTCGTTGGACGGTGTGATTCAGCACTCAAACGATAATGGCGATGACGGCGATTTCCCCTACAGCGACTGGACTGCGCCCTATCGAAGCCCCGCTGGCCGAGATGCAATCATTGCCGCGCAGGGCGAGAGCTTCGATCTGCTGCTGGGCCGTCGCACCTACGATATCTGGTCGGGCTTCTGGCCCAAGGCGCCGAGCAGTCCGATGGCGGACGGCCTCAATGCGGCAACGAAATATGTCGCTACCCACCGACCGGAAAGTCTTGCATGGGGCCCGTTCGAGAGCCTCGGCCCCGACATTGTCGAGGGCATTCGCCGCCTCAAATCGCAGAACGGCCCGGACCTTATCCTCTGGGGTAGCTCCACGCTGACCACGACGCTGCTCGAACATGGGCTGGCGGATGAAGTCCTGCTCGCCGTCTATCCGATCCTGTTGGGCACGGGGAAGCGCTTCTTTGTGGAGGGAACCCCGGCACGCTCATTCGAACTCGTCAGCACGCAAGCATTTCCGTCCGGCATCATCTTCAATACTTACACGGTCGCCGGGCCTTTGAAGACCGTATAG